CTTTCCTCGCCGAAGTGAGGTCCCCAGGAGGAAACCACGGGACGGTTAGAAACGCCACAAGCTCCCTTTTCACCTTTCGAACGGTTCACACCACAGGTTCTAGGACAAAGATCGCATTCTTTCAGCCTATCATAGAAAACAAAGCTTCTCATAACCTCTTCAAGAAATATTCAGCATCATCTGCATACTCACTGTTTGGAAACTTCTTTATGAAATCCTCGAACAGCGCTCTCGAGCTGGACAGATCTCCCTTGAAGTAATAACTCAATGCCCTGTAATAGTAGACA
This genomic stretch from Thermotoga sp. harbors:
- a CDS encoding tetratricopeptide repeat protein, coding for VYYYRALSYYFKGDLSSSRALFEDFIKKFPNSEYADDAEYFLKRL